From one Lotus japonicus ecotype B-129 chromosome 3, LjGifu_v1.2 genomic stretch:
- the LOC130746417 gene encoding leucine-rich repeat receptor-like serine/threonine-protein kinase At1g17230 isoform X3 yields MALKWCLSFHSHTGFYMMLLFCLVSSINEEGSSLLKFKRSLLDPDNNLHNWNPSHFTPCNWTGVYCTGSLVTSVKLYNLNLSGTLSPSICNLPWLLELNLSKNFISGPIPEGFVDCSRLEVLDLCTNRLHGQLLAPIWKITTLRKLYLCENYMYGEVPEKVGDLTSLEELVIYSNNLTGRIPTSISKLKQLRVIRAGLNGLSGPIPAEISECESLETLGLAQNQLVGSIPRELQKLQNLTNLILWENSLSGEIPPEIGNISSLELLALHQNSFSGAIPKELGKLSGLKRLYVYTNQLNGTIPTELGNCTNAIEIDLSENRLIGIIPKELGQISNLSLLHLFENNLQGHIPRELGSLRQLKKLDLSLNNLTGTIPLEFQNLTYIEDLQLFDNKLEGVIPPHLGALRNLTILDISANNLVGMIPVHLCEFQKLQFLSLGSNRLFGNIPYSLKTCKSLVQLMLGFNQLTGSLPVEFYELQNLTALELYQNRFSGRINPGIGQLTKLERLLLSDNYFSGHLPSEIGNLAQLVTFNISSNHFSGSIPHELGNCVNLQRLDLSRNQFTGMFPNEIGNLVNLELLKVSDNMLSGEIPATLGDLIRLTGLELGGNQFSGNISFRFGRLASLQISLNLSHNKLSGTIPDSLGNLQMLESLYLNDNQLVGEIPASIGDLLSLDVCNVSNNKLIGTVPDTTAFRKMDFTNFAGNNGLCRAGQPKPHVLDNYYFPKEGFTYLDLLEATGNFSEDAVIGSGACGTVYKAVMNDGEVIAVKKLNSRGEGATVDRSFLAEISTLGKIRHRNIVKLHGFCYHEDSNLLLYEYMENGSLGQQLHSNATACALNWNCRYNIALGAAEGLSYLHSDCKPKIIHRDIKSNNILLDEVFEAHVGDFGLAKLIDFSLSKSMSAVAGSYGYIAPEYAYTMKVTEKCDIYSFGVVLLELVTGRSPVQPLEQGGDLVSWVRRAIQASVPTSELFDKRLDLSEPRTVEEMSLILKIALFCTSASPLNRPTMREVIAMLIDAREYVSHSPTSPTSESPLHEDEGSSSSKSLNTENGGLEV; encoded by the exons ATGGCATTGAAGTGGTGTTTGAGTTTCCATTCTCATACTGGGTTTTACATGATGCTATTGTTTTGCCTTGTAAGTTCAATTAATGAAGAGGGTTCAAGCCTTTTGAAGTTTAAGAGGTCCCTTTTAGACCCAGATAACAATCTTCATAACTGGAATCCTTCTCATTTCACTCCTTGCAATTGGACTGGTGTGTACTGCACAGGTTCATTGGTAACTTCTGTAAAACTCTACAACCTTAATCTTTCTGGTACTTTGTCTCCTAGCATCTGTAATCTTCCATGGCTACTTGAGTTGAATCTATCAAAAAATTTCATATCTGGCCCAATTCCTGAAGGTTTTGTTGACTGCAGTAGATTAGAGGTTTTAGACCTTTGTACAAATAGGCTTCATGGACAGCTTTTAGCTCCTATTTGGAAAATCACAACACTTAGAAAGCTTTATCTGTGTGAAAATTACATGTATGGTGAAGTTCCAGAAAAGGTTGGGGATTTAACATCACTTGAAGAGCTAGTTATTTATAGCAATAACTTAACTGGAAGAATTCCCACTTCAATTAGTAAGTTGAAGCAGCTTAGAGTTATTAGGGCGGGTTTGAATGGCCTCTCAGGGCCCATACCTGCAGAAATCAGTGAGTGTGAGAGCTTGGAGACATTGGGATTGGCTCAGAATCAACTTGTAGGTTCTATACCAAGGGAGCTCCAAAAGCTTCAGAACCTTACCAATTTGATTTTATGGGAAAACTCTTTATCTGGGGAGATTCCTCCTGAGATTGGAAATATTAGTAGCCTGGAGTTGCTTGCTTTGCATCAAAATTCATTTAGTGGTGCGATCCCGAAGGAGCTGGGAAAGCTGTCCGGGTTGAAGAGGCTGTATGTGTACACCAACCAGCTGAATGGCACAATCCCAACAGAGCTAGGGAACTGTACAAATGCTATTGAGATAGATCTTTCTGAAAACCGTTTGATCGGGATCATTCCCAAGGAGTTGGGCCAGATCTCTAATCTTAGCTTGCTCCATCTATTTGAAAACAACCTACAGGGTCATATTCCAAGGGAGCTTGGGAGCTTGAGGCAGCTAAAAAAATTAGACCTATCGCTGAATAACTTAACAGGTACGATTCCCCTGGAGTTTCAAAACCTTACGTATATCGAGGATTTGCAGTTATTCGACAATAAACTTGAGGGTGTGATTCCTCCTCATCTCGGAGCTCTTAGAAACCTTACTATTCTTGATATATCTGCAAATAATCTTGTTGGTATGATACCTGTCCATCTTTGTGAATTTCAGAAGCTACAATTCTTGAGCCTCGGATCAAATAGGTTGTTTGGAAATATCCCTTATAGCCTGAAAACTTGCAAGTCTCTTGTGCAGCTAATGCTGGGGTTTAACCAGTTGACAGGAAGCCTACCTGTTGAATTTTATGAACTTCAAAATCTTACTGCTCTTGAACTTTATCAGAATCGGTTCTCTGGGCGAATCAACCCAGGGATAGGACAGCTTACGAAGTTAGAGAGGCTTCTCTTGTCAGATAACTATTTTTCTGGGCATCTCCCTTCTGAGATTGGAAATTTGGCACAACTTGTCACATTCAATATTTCCTCTAATCATTTCAGTGGAAGTATTCCTCATGAGTTGGGAAACTGTGTAAATCTGCAGAGGCTTGATCTCAGCAGGAACCAGTTCACTGGTATGTTTCCGAATGAAATTGGCAATCTGGTGAATCTGGAGCTGTTGAAAGTTTCTGATAACATGCTCTCTGGGGAAATACCAGCCACTTTGGGGGATCTTATTCGTCTCACAGGCCTTGAGCTAGGTGGCAACCAATTTTCAGGAAACATCTCTTTTCGTTTTGGAAGACTTGCTTCTCTCCAGATTTCCCTTAACTTGAGCCACAACAAACTTTCGGGCACAATTCCTGACAGCCTAGGGAACTTGCAAATGCTAGAATCACTTTACTTGAATGACAATCAACTAGTTGGTGAAATTCCTGCATCAATTGGTGACCTGCTTAGTCTTGATGTATGCAATGTATCTAACAATAAGCTGATAGGAACTGTTCCAGACACCACTGCATTTAGGAAGATGGATTTCACAAATTTTGCTGGGAACAATGGGTTGTGCCGTGCAG GGCAGCCAAAGCCTCATGTCCTAGATAATTATTACTTTCCAAAAGAAGGCTTCACATACCTGGATCTCTTGGAAGCCACTGGCAATTTTTCAGAAGATGCAGTTATAGGAAGTGGAGCTTGCGGCACCGTCTACAAGGCTGTTATGAATGATGGTGAAGTGATTGCGGTCAAGAAGCTGAATTCACGTGGAGAAGGAGCAACCGTTGACCGAAGCTTCCTTGCAGAGATTTCAACCCTTGGAAAGATCAGACATAGGAACATTGTGAAGCTGCATGGATTTTGTTATCATGAGGATTCAAATCTTCTCTTGTATGAATACATGGAAAATGGGAGCCTCGGTCAACAACTTCATTCAAATGCAACCGCGTGTGCACTGAACTGGAATTGTCGATACAACATTGCTCTAGGAGCAGCAGAAGGCTTGTCCTATCTTCATTCTGATTGTAAACCTAAGATCATCCATCGCGATATTAAGTCAAACAACATTTTGCTTGATGAAGTGTTTGAGGCTCATGTTGGAGACTTTGGCTTGGCAAAGTTGATTGACTTTTCCTTATCAAAATCCATGTCTGCTGTGGCAGGTTCATATGGCTACATTGCCCCAG AATATGCTTACACCATGAAGGTGACTGAGAAATGTGACATCTATAGTTTTGGGGTAGTTTTGCTGGAACTAGTTACTGGGAGGTCACCTGTTCAACCTTTGGAACAGGGTGGTGATTTAGTGAGTTGGGTGAGAAGAGCAATTCAAGCATCCGTACCGACATCTGAGTTATTTGACAAGCGATTGGATCTGAGTGAACCGAGAACAGTTGAAGAGATGTCTCTTATTCTCAAGATTGCTTTGTTTTGCACCAGTGCATCTCCACTTAACAGGCCTACAATGAGAGAGGTCATTGCAATGTTGATTGATGCTAGGGAATATGTCAGCCATTCCCCAACCTCTCCTACATCAGAATCTCCACTGCATGAAGATgaaggttcttcttcttccaaaagTTTGAATACTGAaa ATGGTGGTCTGGAGGTGTAA
- the LOC130746417 gene encoding leucine-rich repeat receptor-like serine/threonine-protein kinase At1g17230 isoform X1, translating to MALKWCLSFHSHTGFYMMLLFCLVSSINEEGSSLLKFKRSLLDPDNNLHNWNPSHFTPCNWTGVYCTGSLVTSVKLYNLNLSGTLSPSICNLPWLLELNLSKNFISGPIPEGFVDCSRLEVLDLCTNRLHGQLLAPIWKITTLRKLYLCENYMYGEVPEKVGDLTSLEELVIYSNNLTGRIPTSISKLKQLRVIRAGLNGLSGPIPAEISECESLETLGLAQNQLVGSIPRELQKLQNLTNLILWENSLSGEIPPEIGNISSLELLALHQNSFSGAIPKELGKLSGLKRLYVYTNQLNGTIPTELGNCTNAIEIDLSENRLIGIIPKELGQISNLSLLHLFENNLQGHIPRELGSLRQLKKLDLSLNNLTGTIPLEFQNLTYIEDLQLFDNKLEGVIPPHLGALRNLTILDISANNLVGMIPVHLCEFQKLQFLSLGSNRLFGNIPYSLKTCKSLVQLMLGFNQLTGSLPVEFYELQNLTALELYQNRFSGRINPGIGQLTKLERLLLSDNYFSGHLPSEIGNLAQLVTFNISSNHFSGSIPHELGNCVNLQRLDLSRNQFTGMFPNEIGNLVNLELLKVSDNMLSGEIPATLGDLIRLTGLELGGNQFSGNISFRFGRLASLQISLNLSHNKLSGTIPDSLGNLQMLESLYLNDNQLVGEIPASIGDLLSLDVCNVSNNKLIGTVPDTTAFRKMDFTNFAGNNGLCRAGTYHCHPSVAPFHRAKPSWIQKGSTREKIVSIVSGVVGLVSLIFIVCICWTMRRNNTSFVSLEGQPKPHVLDNYYFPKEGFTYLDLLEATGNFSEDAVIGSGACGTVYKAVMNDGEVIAVKKLNSRGEGATVDRSFLAEISTLGKIRHRNIVKLHGFCYHEDSNLLLYEYMENGSLGQQLHSNATACALNWNCRYNIALGAAEGLSYLHSDCKPKIIHRDIKSNNILLDEVFEAHVGDFGLAKLIDFSLSKSMSAVAGSYGYIAPEYAYTMKVTEKCDIYSFGVVLLELVTGRSPVQPLEQGGDLVSWVRRAIQASVPTSELFDKRLDLSEPRTVEEMSLILKIALFCTSASPLNRPTMREVIAMLIDAREYVSHSPTSPTSESPLHEDEGSSSSKSLNTENGGLEV from the exons ATGGCATTGAAGTGGTGTTTGAGTTTCCATTCTCATACTGGGTTTTACATGATGCTATTGTTTTGCCTTGTAAGTTCAATTAATGAAGAGGGTTCAAGCCTTTTGAAGTTTAAGAGGTCCCTTTTAGACCCAGATAACAATCTTCATAACTGGAATCCTTCTCATTTCACTCCTTGCAATTGGACTGGTGTGTACTGCACAGGTTCATTGGTAACTTCTGTAAAACTCTACAACCTTAATCTTTCTGGTACTTTGTCTCCTAGCATCTGTAATCTTCCATGGCTACTTGAGTTGAATCTATCAAAAAATTTCATATCTGGCCCAATTCCTGAAGGTTTTGTTGACTGCAGTAGATTAGAGGTTTTAGACCTTTGTACAAATAGGCTTCATGGACAGCTTTTAGCTCCTATTTGGAAAATCACAACACTTAGAAAGCTTTATCTGTGTGAAAATTACATGTATGGTGAAGTTCCAGAAAAGGTTGGGGATTTAACATCACTTGAAGAGCTAGTTATTTATAGCAATAACTTAACTGGAAGAATTCCCACTTCAATTAGTAAGTTGAAGCAGCTTAGAGTTATTAGGGCGGGTTTGAATGGCCTCTCAGGGCCCATACCTGCAGAAATCAGTGAGTGTGAGAGCTTGGAGACATTGGGATTGGCTCAGAATCAACTTGTAGGTTCTATACCAAGGGAGCTCCAAAAGCTTCAGAACCTTACCAATTTGATTTTATGGGAAAACTCTTTATCTGGGGAGATTCCTCCTGAGATTGGAAATATTAGTAGCCTGGAGTTGCTTGCTTTGCATCAAAATTCATTTAGTGGTGCGATCCCGAAGGAGCTGGGAAAGCTGTCCGGGTTGAAGAGGCTGTATGTGTACACCAACCAGCTGAATGGCACAATCCCAACAGAGCTAGGGAACTGTACAAATGCTATTGAGATAGATCTTTCTGAAAACCGTTTGATCGGGATCATTCCCAAGGAGTTGGGCCAGATCTCTAATCTTAGCTTGCTCCATCTATTTGAAAACAACCTACAGGGTCATATTCCAAGGGAGCTTGGGAGCTTGAGGCAGCTAAAAAAATTAGACCTATCGCTGAATAACTTAACAGGTACGATTCCCCTGGAGTTTCAAAACCTTACGTATATCGAGGATTTGCAGTTATTCGACAATAAACTTGAGGGTGTGATTCCTCCTCATCTCGGAGCTCTTAGAAACCTTACTATTCTTGATATATCTGCAAATAATCTTGTTGGTATGATACCTGTCCATCTTTGTGAATTTCAGAAGCTACAATTCTTGAGCCTCGGATCAAATAGGTTGTTTGGAAATATCCCTTATAGCCTGAAAACTTGCAAGTCTCTTGTGCAGCTAATGCTGGGGTTTAACCAGTTGACAGGAAGCCTACCTGTTGAATTTTATGAACTTCAAAATCTTACTGCTCTTGAACTTTATCAGAATCGGTTCTCTGGGCGAATCAACCCAGGGATAGGACAGCTTACGAAGTTAGAGAGGCTTCTCTTGTCAGATAACTATTTTTCTGGGCATCTCCCTTCTGAGATTGGAAATTTGGCACAACTTGTCACATTCAATATTTCCTCTAATCATTTCAGTGGAAGTATTCCTCATGAGTTGGGAAACTGTGTAAATCTGCAGAGGCTTGATCTCAGCAGGAACCAGTTCACTGGTATGTTTCCGAATGAAATTGGCAATCTGGTGAATCTGGAGCTGTTGAAAGTTTCTGATAACATGCTCTCTGGGGAAATACCAGCCACTTTGGGGGATCTTATTCGTCTCACAGGCCTTGAGCTAGGTGGCAACCAATTTTCAGGAAACATCTCTTTTCGTTTTGGAAGACTTGCTTCTCTCCAGATTTCCCTTAACTTGAGCCACAACAAACTTTCGGGCACAATTCCTGACAGCCTAGGGAACTTGCAAATGCTAGAATCACTTTACTTGAATGACAATCAACTAGTTGGTGAAATTCCTGCATCAATTGGTGACCTGCTTAGTCTTGATGTATGCAATGTATCTAACAATAAGCTGATAGGAACTGTTCCAGACACCACTGCATTTAGGAAGATGGATTTCACAAATTTTGCTGGGAACAATGGGTTGTGCCGTGCAGGTACATACCACTGTCATCCATCTGTCGCTCCATTTCATCGTGCAAAACCAAGTTGGATCCAAAAGGGTTCAACAAGGGAAAAGATAGTGAGCATTGTTTCTGGGGTGGTTGGACTAGTTTCTCTTATTTTCATAGTCTGCATATGCTGGACCATGAGGCGCAATAACACTTCTTTTGTTTCACTTGAAGGGCAGCCAAAGCCTCATGTCCTAGATAATTATTACTTTCCAAAAGAAGGCTTCACATACCTGGATCTCTTGGAAGCCACTGGCAATTTTTCAGAAGATGCAGTTATAGGAAGTGGAGCTTGCGGCACCGTCTACAAGGCTGTTATGAATGATGGTGAAGTGATTGCGGTCAAGAAGCTGAATTCACGTGGAGAAGGAGCAACCGTTGACCGAAGCTTCCTTGCAGAGATTTCAACCCTTGGAAAGATCAGACATAGGAACATTGTGAAGCTGCATGGATTTTGTTATCATGAGGATTCAAATCTTCTCTTGTATGAATACATGGAAAATGGGAGCCTCGGTCAACAACTTCATTCAAATGCAACCGCGTGTGCACTGAACTGGAATTGTCGATACAACATTGCTCTAGGAGCAGCAGAAGGCTTGTCCTATCTTCATTCTGATTGTAAACCTAAGATCATCCATCGCGATATTAAGTCAAACAACATTTTGCTTGATGAAGTGTTTGAGGCTCATGTTGGAGACTTTGGCTTGGCAAAGTTGATTGACTTTTCCTTATCAAAATCCATGTCTGCTGTGGCAGGTTCATATGGCTACATTGCCCCAG AATATGCTTACACCATGAAGGTGACTGAGAAATGTGACATCTATAGTTTTGGGGTAGTTTTGCTGGAACTAGTTACTGGGAGGTCACCTGTTCAACCTTTGGAACAGGGTGGTGATTTAGTGAGTTGGGTGAGAAGAGCAATTCAAGCATCCGTACCGACATCTGAGTTATTTGACAAGCGATTGGATCTGAGTGAACCGAGAACAGTTGAAGAGATGTCTCTTATTCTCAAGATTGCTTTGTTTTGCACCAGTGCATCTCCACTTAACAGGCCTACAATGAGAGAGGTCATTGCAATGTTGATTGATGCTAGGGAATATGTCAGCCATTCCCCAACCTCTCCTACATCAGAATCTCCACTGCATGAAGATgaaggttcttcttcttccaaaagTTTGAATACTGAaa ATGGTGGTCTGGAGGTGTAA
- the LOC130746417 gene encoding leucine-rich repeat receptor-like serine/threonine-protein kinase At1g17230 isoform X2, which translates to MALKWCLSFHSHTGFYMMLLFCLVSSINEEGSSLLKFKRSLLDPDNNLHNWNPSHFTPCNWTGVYCTGSLVTSVKLYNLNLSGTLSPSICNLPWLLELNLSKNFISGPIPEGFVDCSRLEVLDLCTNRLHGQLLAPIWKITTLRKLYLCENYMYGEVPEKVGDLTSLEELVIYSNNLTGRIPTSISKLKQLRVIRAGLNGLSGPIPAEISECESLETLGLAQNQLVGSIPRELQKLQNLTNLILWENSLSGEIPPEIGNISSLELLALHQNSFSGAIPKELGKLSGLKRLYVYTNQLNGTIPTELGNCTNAIEIDLSENRLIGIIPKELGQISNLSLLHLFENNLQGHIPRELGSLRQLKKLDLSLNNLTGTIPLEFQNLTYIEDLQLFDNKLEGVIPPHLGALRNLTILDISANNLVGMIPVHLCEFQKLQFLSLGSNRLFGNIPYSLKTCKSLVQLMLGFNQLTGSLPVEFYELQNLTALELYQNRFSGRINPGIGQLTKLERLLLSDNYFSGHLPSEIGNLAQLVTFNISSNHFSGSIPHELGNCVNLQRLDLSRNQFTGMFPNEIGNLVNLELLKVSDNMLSGEIPATLGDLIRLTGLELGGNQFSGNISFRFGRLASLQISLNLSHNKLSGTIPDSLGNLQMLESLYLNDNQLVGEIPASIGDLLSLDVCNVSNNKLIGTVPDTTAFRKMDFTNFAGNNGLCRAGTYHCHPSVAPFHRAKPSWIQKGSTREKIVSIVSGVVGLVSLIFIVCICWTMRRNNTSFVSLEGQPKPHVLDNYYFPKEGFTYLDLLEATGNFSEDAVIGSGACGTVYKAVMNDGEVIAVKKLNSRGEGATVDRSFLAEISTLGKIRHRNIVKLHGFCYHEDSNLLLYEYMENGSLGQQLHSNATACALNWNCRYNIALGAAEGLSYLHSDCKPKIIHRDIKSNNILLDEVFEAHVGDFGLAKLIDFSLSKSMSAVAGSYGYIAPEYAYTMKVTEKCDIYSFGVVLLELVTGRSPVQPLEQGGDLVSWVRRAIQASVPTSELFDKRLDLSEPRTVEEMSLILKIALFCTSASPLNRPTMREVIAMLIDAREYVSHSPTSPTSESPLHEDEDGGLEV; encoded by the exons ATGGCATTGAAGTGGTGTTTGAGTTTCCATTCTCATACTGGGTTTTACATGATGCTATTGTTTTGCCTTGTAAGTTCAATTAATGAAGAGGGTTCAAGCCTTTTGAAGTTTAAGAGGTCCCTTTTAGACCCAGATAACAATCTTCATAACTGGAATCCTTCTCATTTCACTCCTTGCAATTGGACTGGTGTGTACTGCACAGGTTCATTGGTAACTTCTGTAAAACTCTACAACCTTAATCTTTCTGGTACTTTGTCTCCTAGCATCTGTAATCTTCCATGGCTACTTGAGTTGAATCTATCAAAAAATTTCATATCTGGCCCAATTCCTGAAGGTTTTGTTGACTGCAGTAGATTAGAGGTTTTAGACCTTTGTACAAATAGGCTTCATGGACAGCTTTTAGCTCCTATTTGGAAAATCACAACACTTAGAAAGCTTTATCTGTGTGAAAATTACATGTATGGTGAAGTTCCAGAAAAGGTTGGGGATTTAACATCACTTGAAGAGCTAGTTATTTATAGCAATAACTTAACTGGAAGAATTCCCACTTCAATTAGTAAGTTGAAGCAGCTTAGAGTTATTAGGGCGGGTTTGAATGGCCTCTCAGGGCCCATACCTGCAGAAATCAGTGAGTGTGAGAGCTTGGAGACATTGGGATTGGCTCAGAATCAACTTGTAGGTTCTATACCAAGGGAGCTCCAAAAGCTTCAGAACCTTACCAATTTGATTTTATGGGAAAACTCTTTATCTGGGGAGATTCCTCCTGAGATTGGAAATATTAGTAGCCTGGAGTTGCTTGCTTTGCATCAAAATTCATTTAGTGGTGCGATCCCGAAGGAGCTGGGAAAGCTGTCCGGGTTGAAGAGGCTGTATGTGTACACCAACCAGCTGAATGGCACAATCCCAACAGAGCTAGGGAACTGTACAAATGCTATTGAGATAGATCTTTCTGAAAACCGTTTGATCGGGATCATTCCCAAGGAGTTGGGCCAGATCTCTAATCTTAGCTTGCTCCATCTATTTGAAAACAACCTACAGGGTCATATTCCAAGGGAGCTTGGGAGCTTGAGGCAGCTAAAAAAATTAGACCTATCGCTGAATAACTTAACAGGTACGATTCCCCTGGAGTTTCAAAACCTTACGTATATCGAGGATTTGCAGTTATTCGACAATAAACTTGAGGGTGTGATTCCTCCTCATCTCGGAGCTCTTAGAAACCTTACTATTCTTGATATATCTGCAAATAATCTTGTTGGTATGATACCTGTCCATCTTTGTGAATTTCAGAAGCTACAATTCTTGAGCCTCGGATCAAATAGGTTGTTTGGAAATATCCCTTATAGCCTGAAAACTTGCAAGTCTCTTGTGCAGCTAATGCTGGGGTTTAACCAGTTGACAGGAAGCCTACCTGTTGAATTTTATGAACTTCAAAATCTTACTGCTCTTGAACTTTATCAGAATCGGTTCTCTGGGCGAATCAACCCAGGGATAGGACAGCTTACGAAGTTAGAGAGGCTTCTCTTGTCAGATAACTATTTTTCTGGGCATCTCCCTTCTGAGATTGGAAATTTGGCACAACTTGTCACATTCAATATTTCCTCTAATCATTTCAGTGGAAGTATTCCTCATGAGTTGGGAAACTGTGTAAATCTGCAGAGGCTTGATCTCAGCAGGAACCAGTTCACTGGTATGTTTCCGAATGAAATTGGCAATCTGGTGAATCTGGAGCTGTTGAAAGTTTCTGATAACATGCTCTCTGGGGAAATACCAGCCACTTTGGGGGATCTTATTCGTCTCACAGGCCTTGAGCTAGGTGGCAACCAATTTTCAGGAAACATCTCTTTTCGTTTTGGAAGACTTGCTTCTCTCCAGATTTCCCTTAACTTGAGCCACAACAAACTTTCGGGCACAATTCCTGACAGCCTAGGGAACTTGCAAATGCTAGAATCACTTTACTTGAATGACAATCAACTAGTTGGTGAAATTCCTGCATCAATTGGTGACCTGCTTAGTCTTGATGTATGCAATGTATCTAACAATAAGCTGATAGGAACTGTTCCAGACACCACTGCATTTAGGAAGATGGATTTCACAAATTTTGCTGGGAACAATGGGTTGTGCCGTGCAGGTACATACCACTGTCATCCATCTGTCGCTCCATTTCATCGTGCAAAACCAAGTTGGATCCAAAAGGGTTCAACAAGGGAAAAGATAGTGAGCATTGTTTCTGGGGTGGTTGGACTAGTTTCTCTTATTTTCATAGTCTGCATATGCTGGACCATGAGGCGCAATAACACTTCTTTTGTTTCACTTGAAGGGCAGCCAAAGCCTCATGTCCTAGATAATTATTACTTTCCAAAAGAAGGCTTCACATACCTGGATCTCTTGGAAGCCACTGGCAATTTTTCAGAAGATGCAGTTATAGGAAGTGGAGCTTGCGGCACCGTCTACAAGGCTGTTATGAATGATGGTGAAGTGATTGCGGTCAAGAAGCTGAATTCACGTGGAGAAGGAGCAACCGTTGACCGAAGCTTCCTTGCAGAGATTTCAACCCTTGGAAAGATCAGACATAGGAACATTGTGAAGCTGCATGGATTTTGTTATCATGAGGATTCAAATCTTCTCTTGTATGAATACATGGAAAATGGGAGCCTCGGTCAACAACTTCATTCAAATGCAACCGCGTGTGCACTGAACTGGAATTGTCGATACAACATTGCTCTAGGAGCAGCAGAAGGCTTGTCCTATCTTCATTCTGATTGTAAACCTAAGATCATCCATCGCGATATTAAGTCAAACAACATTTTGCTTGATGAAGTGTTTGAGGCTCATGTTGGAGACTTTGGCTTGGCAAAGTTGATTGACTTTTCCTTATCAAAATCCATGTCTGCTGTGGCAGGTTCATATGGCTACATTGCCCCAG AATATGCTTACACCATGAAGGTGACTGAGAAATGTGACATCTATAGTTTTGGGGTAGTTTTGCTGGAACTAGTTACTGGGAGGTCACCTGTTCAACCTTTGGAACAGGGTGGTGATTTAGTGAGTTGGGTGAGAAGAGCAATTCAAGCATCCGTACCGACATCTGAGTTATTTGACAAGCGATTGGATCTGAGTGAACCGAGAACAGTTGAAGAGATGTCTCTTATTCTCAAGATTGCTTTGTTTTGCACCAGTGCATCTCCACTTAACAGGCCTACAATGAGAGAGGTCATTGCAATGTTGATTGATGCTAGGGAATATGTCAGCCATTCCCCAACCTCTCCTACATCAGAATCTCCACTGCATGAAGATgaag ATGGTGGTCTGGAGGTGTAA